From Leifsonia sp. fls2-241-R2A-40a, one genomic window encodes:
- a CDS encoding alpha/beta hydrolase, translated as MTAGTAPAPYARAAVPVDGGELAVGVWGPDAAGTPILAVHGITASHRAWLLAAEALSGTRVIAPDLRGRGRSSGLPAPFGLEQHADDLARVLDALGVERAVVAGHSMGGFVAVRLAERHPDRVERLVLVDGGLPVAAPAGVAPEDVPAVVLGPSLQRLGMRFASPEEYVAFWRRHPAIGPWWDDAIADYVAYDLVGEEPELRSSADPDAVSVNALELDGSAGYAEELEALRLPIDFIRAPRGLLDAAPLYEPSVVAEWAPRIPTMRVHEAHDVNHYTIVMTDAGLRQFLPLLDPKETPS; from the coding sequence GTGACGGCGGGCACCGCCCCGGCTCCGTACGCGCGCGCGGCGGTGCCGGTCGACGGCGGTGAGCTCGCGGTCGGGGTGTGGGGCCCCGATGCCGCCGGCACGCCGATCCTCGCCGTGCACGGCATCACCGCCAGCCATCGGGCGTGGCTGCTGGCGGCGGAGGCGCTGTCCGGCACGCGCGTCATCGCTCCCGACCTCCGCGGTCGCGGTCGCAGCTCCGGGCTTCCCGCCCCCTTCGGGCTGGAGCAGCACGCCGACGACCTGGCGCGCGTCCTCGACGCGCTGGGCGTCGAACGGGCGGTCGTGGCCGGGCACTCGATGGGCGGCTTCGTCGCGGTGCGACTGGCCGAGCGGCATCCCGACCGTGTCGAGCGGCTGGTGCTCGTCGACGGCGGCCTCCCCGTCGCCGCCCCCGCGGGCGTCGCGCCCGAAGACGTGCCGGCCGTGGTGCTCGGCCCGTCACTGCAGCGCCTGGGGATGCGGTTCGCGTCGCCGGAGGAGTACGTCGCGTTCTGGAGACGGCACCCCGCGATCGGCCCGTGGTGGGATGACGCGATCGCCGATTATGTGGCCTACGACCTCGTCGGCGAGGAGCCCGAGCTGCGGTCGAGCGCCGACCCGGACGCCGTGTCGGTCAACGCGCTGGAACTGGACGGCTCTGCCGGCTACGCCGAGGAGCTCGAAGCGCTGCGCCTTCCGATCGACTTCATCCGGGCACCCCGCGGGCTGCTCGACGCGGCCCCGCTCTACGAACCGTCGGTGGTCGCGGAGTGGGCACCGCGGATTCCCACGATGCGCGTGCACGAAGCGCACGACGTGAACCACTACACGATCGTCATGACCGACGCGGGCCTGCGTCAGTTCCTCCCCCTGCTCGACCCGAAGGAGACACCGTCATGA
- a CDS encoding 3-hydroxybutyrate dehydrogenase, whose amino-acid sequence MTDLSGKRALVTGGASGIGLACAEAFAAAGARVTIADLNGDAARSVAERLGGTAWEVDLSRTAELAEVSVETDILVNNAGIQHVRPIPDFEPETFSLMLRIMVEAPFLLIRAALPGMYDRGFGRIVNISSVHGLRASEFKSAYVTAKHALEGLSKTTALEGGAHGVTSNCINPGYVRTPLVEKQIADQARLHGIPEDEVVEKVMLTEASIKRLVEPTEVASLALWLAGDDAGMVTGASYTMDGGWSAR is encoded by the coding sequence ATGACCGATCTCAGCGGGAAGCGCGCCCTGGTGACCGGCGGCGCGAGCGGAATCGGCCTGGCCTGCGCCGAAGCGTTCGCTGCGGCGGGCGCGCGCGTCACCATCGCCGATCTGAACGGTGACGCCGCCCGCTCGGTGGCCGAGCGCCTGGGCGGCACGGCCTGGGAGGTCGACCTGTCCCGCACCGCGGAGCTGGCCGAAGTGTCGGTGGAGACGGACATCCTCGTCAACAATGCGGGCATCCAGCACGTCCGGCCCATCCCGGATTTCGAGCCGGAGACCTTCTCGCTCATGCTGCGGATCATGGTGGAGGCGCCGTTCCTCCTCATCCGTGCCGCGCTTCCCGGCATGTACGACCGGGGGTTCGGCCGGATCGTCAACATCTCCAGCGTCCACGGACTGCGCGCCTCCGAGTTCAAGTCGGCGTACGTCACGGCCAAGCACGCCCTCGAGGGACTCTCCAAGACGACGGCGCTCGAAGGCGGCGCGCACGGTGTGACCTCGAACTGCATCAACCCGGGCTACGTGCGGACTCCGCTGGTCGAGAAGCAGATTGCCGACCAGGCGCGGCTCCACGGCATCCCAGAGGACGAGGTGGTCGAGAAGGTGATGCTGACCGAGGCGTCGATCAAACGGCTGGTCGAGCCGACCGAGGTCGCCAGCCTGGCTCTGTGGCTCGCCGGCGACGACGCCGGGATGGTGACGGGCGCGAGCTACACGATGGACGGCGGATGGAGCGCGCGGTGA
- a CDS encoding Gfo/Idh/MocA family oxidoreductase — translation MTTSSPVWGILGTGGIAAAMTRDLQLDGHTVAAVGSRTSESAARFAAAHGLPRSHGSYEELVADPEIDVIYVATPHPQHAPNALLALAAGKHVLVEKPFTMNQREAQQIADAAHAAGLVALEAMWTRWLPHMLRLEEIISDGTLGELRSVVAHHVQLTNPDPAGRMLDPALGGGALLDLGIYPVSFAWDVLGTPNEVLALSTPTATGVDRQTSILLGYDSGAQAALTTELDAAGDNSATIVGTDARVELDATFYAPTSFRVVDPKGRVIETYESRIDGRGMQYQARAIENLIAAGGGEDVRLPLSESVAIMGTLDTIRERIGLVYE, via the coding sequence ATGACGACCTCTTCGCCCGTGTGGGGCATCCTCGGGACCGGCGGCATCGCCGCCGCGATGACACGCGACCTCCAGCTCGACGGCCACACCGTCGCCGCGGTCGGGTCGCGGACGTCCGAGTCCGCGGCGCGCTTCGCCGCGGCTCACGGACTGCCGCGATCCCACGGCAGCTACGAGGAGCTGGTCGCCGACCCCGAGATCGACGTGATCTACGTGGCGACGCCGCATCCCCAGCACGCCCCCAACGCCCTGCTCGCGCTGGCGGCCGGCAAGCACGTGCTCGTCGAGAAGCCGTTCACCATGAACCAGCGGGAGGCGCAGCAGATCGCGGACGCCGCGCACGCGGCAGGGCTCGTCGCGCTGGAGGCGATGTGGACGCGCTGGCTCCCGCACATGCTGCGCCTGGAGGAGATCATCAGCGACGGCACGCTGGGCGAGCTGCGCTCGGTCGTCGCCCACCACGTCCAGCTGACCAACCCGGACCCGGCCGGGCGGATGCTCGACCCCGCCCTCGGCGGCGGCGCACTCCTCGACCTCGGCATCTACCCGGTGTCGTTCGCGTGGGATGTGCTCGGCACCCCCAACGAGGTGCTCGCCCTCTCGACGCCGACGGCCACCGGCGTGGACCGGCAGACGTCCATCCTCCTCGGCTACGACAGCGGCGCGCAGGCCGCGCTGACCACCGAACTCGACGCCGCCGGCGACAACAGCGCCACGATCGTCGGCACGGACGCGCGGGTCGAACTCGACGCCACCTTCTACGCGCCGACGTCCTTCCGTGTGGTCGACCCGAAGGGCCGGGTCATCGAGACCTACGAGTCGCGGATCGACGGGCGGGGGATGCAGTACCAGGCGCGCGCGATCGAGAACCTCATCGCGGCGGGCGGCGGAGAGGATGTGCGGCTTCCGCTGTCGGAGTCGGTCGCGATCATGGGCACGCTCGACACCATCCGCGAGCGCATCGGCCTCGTCTACGAATGA
- a CDS encoding ATP-dependent DNA ligase translates to MLLDALVTTAETVAATRSRLAKVDALAALLSSLDPDEIAPAVGFLVGKARQGRVGVGWRGLSGAMAEPAAEPTLTVDDLDALLDRLAALSGSGSAGERNRALQEFSGRATAREQDFVARVLLGEMRTGALEGVLTDAIARASDRTGEAVRRAAMLSGDLGETARLALTGTPDELDAVGLVVGRPVMPMLAASAPSASEALATTGPASVEYKLDGARIQVHRHGDEVRVFTRNLADITHRVPEVVEVVRGLPVRDVILDGETLSLDEDGAPRPFQETMSRFARWSSGAARSDAATPASREPATEVPAEAARETLLHPWFFDVLHVDGRDLLDKPLSTRLAELERVAGAHRIPGEVTADPEVAERVSGDALAAGQEGVVVKAIDSPYAAGRRGSSWIKVKPVHTYDLIVLAVEWGSGRRQGLLSNIHLGARDPDGDFGEPGGFVMVGKTFKGLTDKLLAWQTEHFQEIEVRRTAGTVWVAPTTVVEIAIDGVQRSSRYPGGIALRFARVKRYRDDKEPGEADTIGTLRGMLRE, encoded by the coding sequence GTGCTCCTCGATGCGCTCGTGACCACGGCCGAGACCGTGGCGGCCACCCGATCCCGGCTGGCCAAGGTGGATGCGCTCGCCGCGCTGCTCTCTTCGCTCGATCCGGACGAGATCGCTCCGGCCGTCGGCTTCCTCGTCGGCAAGGCGCGACAGGGGCGCGTCGGCGTGGGCTGGCGCGGACTGAGCGGCGCGATGGCCGAACCGGCCGCCGAGCCGACCCTGACCGTCGACGATCTGGATGCGCTGCTCGACCGGCTCGCGGCGCTGTCCGGCTCCGGCTCGGCCGGCGAGCGCAACCGCGCCCTGCAGGAGTTCTCCGGCCGCGCGACGGCGCGCGAGCAGGACTTCGTCGCCCGCGTGCTCCTCGGAGAGATGCGCACCGGAGCCCTCGAAGGGGTGCTGACGGATGCGATCGCGCGGGCGTCGGACCGCACGGGCGAAGCCGTCCGCCGCGCCGCGATGCTGTCGGGCGACCTGGGCGAGACGGCGCGGCTGGCGCTCACCGGCACCCCCGACGAGCTGGATGCCGTCGGCCTGGTCGTCGGACGGCCGGTGATGCCGATGCTCGCCGCGTCCGCCCCGTCCGCGTCGGAGGCGCTGGCGACGACCGGCCCCGCCTCGGTCGAGTACAAGCTGGACGGTGCGCGCATTCAGGTGCACCGGCACGGGGACGAGGTGCGCGTGTTCACCCGGAACCTGGCCGACATCACGCACCGGGTGCCGGAGGTGGTCGAGGTCGTGCGCGGCCTACCGGTGCGCGACGTGATCCTCGACGGCGAGACGCTGTCGCTCGACGAGGACGGCGCGCCGCGGCCGTTCCAGGAGACGATGAGCCGGTTCGCGCGGTGGAGCTCAGGGGCGGCGCGGAGCGACGCCGCGACCCCAGCGTCGAGGGAGCCTGCGACCGAGGTCCCTGCGGAAGCGGCTCGCGAGACCCTGTTACATCCGTGGTTCTTCGACGTCCTGCACGTCGACGGCCGCGACCTGCTCGACAAGCCGCTGTCGACGCGGCTCGCCGAGCTGGAGCGGGTGGCCGGCGCCCACCGCATCCCGGGCGAGGTGACCGCCGACCCCGAGGTCGCCGAGCGCGTCTCCGGCGACGCCCTCGCGGCCGGCCAGGAGGGCGTCGTCGTCAAGGCGATCGACTCGCCGTACGCGGCCGGTCGACGCGGATCGAGCTGGATCAAGGTCAAGCCGGTCCACACCTACGACCTGATCGTGCTCGCCGTGGAATGGGGATCGGGTCGTCGGCAGGGACTGCTGTCCAACATCCACCTCGGCGCGCGCGACCCTGACGGCGACTTCGGCGAGCCGGGCGGCTTCGTCATGGTGGGCAAGACCTTCAAGGGCCTCACCGACAAGCTGCTCGCCTGGCAGACCGAGCACTTCCAGGAGATCGAGGTGCGGCGAACGGCCGGCACCGTCTGGGTCGCGCCGACCACCGTGGTGGAGATCGCGATCGACGGCGTGCAGCGTTCCAGCCGCTACCCGGGTGGGATCGCCCTGCGCTTCGCGCGGGTGAAGCGCTACCGCGACGACAAGGAGCCGGGCGAGGCCGACACGATCGGCACCCTGCGCGGGATGCTGCGGGAGTAG
- a CDS encoding cupin domain-containing protein produces the protein MNAVHNLDAAFALIPEPWQPHRLTSVNDYDVKVARLRGEFIWHAHPDTDELFLVLEGRLTIQLRDGDVELGPHDVYVVPRGVEHCPRADEDVLAVMIEPRGTVNTGDQPGERTAQLRELPDA, from the coding sequence ATGAACGCCGTCCACAACCTCGACGCCGCCTTCGCCCTCATCCCCGAGCCGTGGCAGCCGCACCGGCTGACCAGCGTCAACGACTACGACGTGAAGGTCGCACGACTGCGCGGCGAGTTCATCTGGCACGCGCACCCGGACACCGACGAACTGTTCCTGGTGCTCGAGGGCCGCCTCACCATCCAGCTGCGCGACGGGGATGTGGAGCTGGGACCGCACGACGTCTACGTGGTGCCGCGCGGGGTCGAGCACTGCCCGCGGGCCGACGAGGACGTGCTCGCGGTCATGATCGAGCCGCGAGGGACCGTCAACACCGGCGACCAGCCCGGCGAGCGGACCGCGCAGCTGCGCGAGCTGCCGGACGCCTGA
- a CDS encoding TetR/AcrR family transcriptional regulator, with the protein MPRQERAERTRLAILDAAAAEFDERGYEGARLERIVERTGATKGAVYFHFRSKLDIARALVAEKYANWPVIIGEVIGSGLRGLAAAEEITQRVGAVFATDVRVRAAMKLSQTVLPPDVDDNPYDRWIGVISGLLDQEAEDRGLVGFDARGRATVVVQTFFGAYMIADELGRLAGLRDDIARMWAVIRADFT; encoded by the coding sequence ATGCCGAGACAGGAGCGCGCCGAGCGCACGCGACTCGCCATCCTCGACGCTGCGGCGGCCGAGTTCGACGAGCGCGGCTACGAGGGCGCGCGACTGGAGCGGATCGTCGAACGCACCGGCGCGACGAAGGGCGCGGTGTACTTCCACTTCCGCTCGAAGCTGGACATCGCCCGCGCGCTCGTCGCCGAGAAGTACGCCAACTGGCCGGTCATCATCGGCGAGGTCATCGGCTCTGGACTCCGCGGCCTCGCGGCGGCGGAGGAGATCACGCAGCGCGTCGGCGCCGTGTTCGCGACCGACGTCCGCGTCCGTGCGGCGATGAAGCTCAGCCAGACGGTGCTTCCGCCCGACGTGGACGACAACCCGTACGACCGCTGGATCGGCGTCATCTCCGGGCTGCTCGACCAGGAGGCTGAGGATCGCGGCCTGGTCGGCTTCGACGCTCGAGGACGCGCGACGGTCGTCGTGCAGACCTTCTTCGGCGCCTACATGATCGCCGACGAGCTGGGCCGGCTGGCCGGTCTGCGCGACGACATCGCGCGCATGTGGGCCGTCATACGCGCGGACTTCACGTAA
- a CDS encoding DedA family protein, with product MTGPTLALPGLARGLATTTLPSATPPEELGGIAGLAARVMVTLGEFGVGLCALAEVVFPPIPSEVILPFAGFLAYQGSLNPLLVLLAATLGSFAGASILYLLGRRLGEERAVRLLARLPLVDADDFTKAAAWLKRHGRGAVFFGRLVPLVRSLISLPAGATRMPYLPFALYTLAGTLLWNALLVGAGYALGTQYHLVERYAGYLDIVIYAAIGLTVGGLVLRRILRTRAGDGAGS from the coding sequence ATGACAGGACCGACGCTCGCCCTGCCCGGCCTCGCTCGCGGACTCGCGACAACCACCCTCCCGTCCGCGACACCGCCCGAAGAGCTCGGTGGGATCGCCGGCCTCGCGGCCCGCGTCATGGTCACCCTCGGCGAGTTCGGCGTCGGTCTGTGCGCCCTCGCCGAGGTGGTGTTCCCCCCGATTCCGAGCGAGGTGATCCTCCCGTTCGCGGGCTTCCTGGCCTACCAGGGGTCGTTGAACCCGCTGCTGGTTCTGCTGGCGGCGACACTCGGCAGCTTCGCCGGGGCGAGCATCCTGTATCTGCTCGGCCGACGGCTGGGCGAGGAGCGAGCAGTCCGGCTTCTTGCGCGCCTGCCGCTCGTCGACGCGGACGACTTCACGAAGGCGGCGGCCTGGCTGAAGCGCCACGGGCGCGGCGCCGTGTTCTTCGGGCGGCTGGTGCCCCTGGTGCGAAGTCTGATCTCGCTGCCCGCGGGCGCGACGCGGATGCCGTACCTCCCGTTCGCGTTGTACACGCTGGCCGGCACGCTGCTGTGGAACGCGCTGCTGGTGGGAGCGGGGTACGCGCTCGGAACGCAGTACCACCTGGTCGAGCGCTACGCCGGGTATCTCGACATCGTCATCTACGCGGCGATCGGCCTGACGGTGGGAGGGCTGGTGCTCCGCCGCATCCTGCGCACGCGCGCCGGCGACGGCGCCGGGTCGTAG
- a CDS encoding molybdopterin-dependent oxidoreductase, with product MTAKKRIGTIAWAALAGAVSGGVFLGAAELVALLVAREASPILAVGSFVIDIVPRWAKELAIELFGSNDKLFLLSSLGFAVFVAAAVAGVLELWKRWLGVALFVLAGVAAIIATLTRAGASPLAFLPAAVGAALGAVVLRLLVGRLHRWRDDRASDSPSTGVDRRRFLVFTSIAAAGAVIAGVGSRLGSAATSSIAAVRSALRLPAPASRVAVPAGAELDAPGISPLFTPNKDFYRVDTALTVPSVDPSTWRLTVDGMVEKRIELSFQDLLRMGLDEYAVTLTCVSNEVGGNLIGNARWLGVRVKDILALARPRSGADMVLSRSVDGFTASTPLDALTDQNRDAILAVGMNGEPLPLEHGFPVRMVVPGLYGYVSATKWLTELKVTTFAADQAYWTPRGYSAKAPIKLSSRIDTPRVDKSLSAGATKIAGVAWAQTVGIQKVEVQIDGGDWQPAKLSAPINKDTWVQWSLDWTATSGSHTLAVRATDKAGRLQEQKRTPIAPNGSTGWQQTLVRVG from the coding sequence GTGACAGCGAAGAAGAGAATCGGCACGATCGCCTGGGCTGCGCTCGCAGGTGCCGTCAGCGGCGGAGTCTTCCTGGGCGCGGCCGAACTGGTGGCCCTGCTCGTGGCGCGGGAGGCGAGCCCGATCCTCGCGGTCGGCTCGTTCGTGATCGACATCGTGCCGAGATGGGCCAAGGAGCTCGCGATCGAGCTGTTCGGCTCGAACGACAAGCTGTTCCTGCTCAGCTCCCTCGGCTTCGCCGTGTTCGTCGCCGCCGCGGTCGCGGGTGTCCTGGAGCTGTGGAAGCGCTGGCTCGGCGTCGCCCTGTTCGTCCTCGCCGGCGTCGCTGCGATCATCGCGACGCTCACCCGGGCCGGCGCGAGTCCCCTCGCCTTCCTGCCTGCGGCCGTCGGCGCTGCTCTCGGCGCCGTCGTGCTGCGACTCCTGGTGGGCCGTCTCCACCGCTGGCGCGACGACCGGGCGTCCGACTCCCCCTCGACCGGGGTCGACCGTCGCCGGTTCCTTGTGTTCACCTCGATCGCCGCGGCCGGTGCCGTGATCGCGGGTGTCGGATCGCGCCTGGGGTCGGCGGCCACCTCCTCCATCGCCGCCGTCCGTTCCGCGCTGCGTCTTCCCGCCCCCGCCTCGCGCGTCGCGGTTCCCGCGGGAGCCGAACTCGACGCCCCGGGGATAAGCCCGCTGTTCACGCCGAACAAGGACTTCTACCGGGTGGACACCGCCCTCACCGTTCCGTCTGTCGACCCGTCGACCTGGCGGCTGACCGTCGACGGCATGGTCGAGAAGCGGATCGAGCTGAGTTTCCAGGATCTGCTGCGGATGGGACTGGACGAGTACGCCGTCACCCTGACCTGCGTGTCGAACGAAGTGGGCGGCAACCTCATCGGCAACGCGCGCTGGCTCGGGGTCCGCGTGAAGGACATCCTCGCGCTGGCGCGGCCGCGGTCCGGGGCCGACATGGTGCTGTCCCGCAGCGTCGACGGTTTCACCGCGAGCACCCCGCTCGACGCCCTGACCGACCAGAATCGGGATGCGATTCTCGCGGTCGGGATGAACGGCGAGCCCCTGCCCCTCGAACACGGCTTCCCGGTGCGGATGGTCGTCCCCGGCCTCTACGGCTACGTCTCGGCGACCAAGTGGCTCACCGAGCTGAAGGTGACGACGTTCGCGGCCGACCAGGCCTACTGGACGCCCCGCGGCTACAGCGCCAAGGCGCCGATCAAGCTCTCCAGCAGGATCGACACCCCGCGCGTGGACAAGTCCCTCTCGGCCGGAGCGACCAAGATCGCCGGCGTCGCGTGGGCCCAGACGGTCGGCATCCAGAAGGTCGAAGTGCAGATCGACGGAGGCGACTGGCAGCCGGCGAAGCTCTCGGCGCCCATCAACAAGGACACCTGGGTGCAGTGGTCGCTCGACTGGACCGCGACCTCGGGCAGCCACACGCTCGCCGTGCGCGCGACGGACAAGGCGGGGCGGCTGCAGGAGCAGAAGCGCACCCCGATCGCGCCCAACGGTTCCACCGGCTGGCAGCAGACGCTGGTGCGCGTCGGCTGA
- a CDS encoding fasciclin domain-containing protein — translation MRSTTRLAAAGLLAAAALALTACSSGAGTSSSSSSGDSMSSSSPSASQSMDPAADLVGPGCAAYAKQVPSGAGSVSGMAQDPVATAAGNNPLLTTLVAAVSGKLNPKVNLVDTLNGGDFTVFAPVDDAFKKIDPATIDTLKTDAGAATLTSVLTYHVIPGQLSPKDIVGTHKTVEGSDVTVTGSGDSMKVNDANVICGGVKTANATVYLIDGVLMPPAK, via the coding sequence ATGCGATCCACTACCCGTCTCGCAGCGGCCGGCCTTCTGGCCGCGGCCGCCCTCGCCCTCACCGCCTGCTCTTCGGGCGCTGGAACCTCGTCCTCGTCGTCGTCGGGCGACTCGATGAGTTCGTCCTCTCCGTCGGCCTCGCAGTCGATGGACCCGGCGGCGGACCTCGTCGGCCCCGGCTGCGCGGCGTACGCCAAGCAGGTTCCGTCCGGCGCCGGCTCGGTCTCGGGCATGGCCCAGGACCCGGTGGCGACCGCTGCCGGCAACAACCCGCTCCTGACCACTCTGGTCGCAGCCGTCTCCGGCAAGCTGAACCCGAAGGTCAACCTCGTCGACACCCTGAACGGCGGTGACTTCACCGTCTTCGCACCGGTGGATGACGCCTTCAAGAAGATCGACCCGGCCACCATCGACACGCTGAAGACCGACGCGGGAGCCGCGACGCTCACCTCGGTGCTGACCTACCACGTGATCCCCGGCCAGCTCTCGCCGAAGGACATCGTCGGAACCCACAAGACCGTCGAGGGCTCTGACGTCACCGTCACCGGCTCCGGCGACTCGATGAAGGTCAACGACGCGAACGTGATCTGCGGTGGCGTCAAGACCGCCAACGCGACCGTCTACCTGATCGACGGGGTCCTGATGCCCCCGGCCAAGTAA
- a CDS encoding MBL fold metallo-hydrolase translates to MRVGELRVDAISDGAFVARPRYFGDDVPASARPDVFERDGAAWLPIGCFVVRTTAADGSDRTVLVDAGLGPALDPMPDGMLLVGGQLLTGLRTLGIAPGDIGDVVVTHFHTDHVGWLFDPSGRATFPNARIWFGAGEWAHFVEGSGEMAPHIREGFRTLAGTPRLVALDAEREVAPGVRAVPAPGHTPGHLAVVVESSGERLVLLGDAITVPEQLAETGWHSMGDVDAELAGRSRRVLWDLLAEEAVRGVGAHFPELRPGRVADGRWVPSGEERPAG, encoded by the coding sequence ATGCGTGTCGGCGAGCTGCGGGTGGATGCGATCTCCGACGGTGCCTTCGTCGCCCGGCCGCGGTATTTCGGCGACGACGTGCCCGCCTCCGCCCGTCCGGACGTGTTCGAGCGCGACGGCGCCGCGTGGCTGCCGATCGGGTGCTTCGTGGTCAGGACGACCGCGGCCGACGGGAGCGACCGCACCGTCCTGGTCGACGCGGGCCTCGGTCCCGCCCTCGACCCCATGCCCGACGGGATGCTGCTGGTCGGCGGCCAGCTGCTCACCGGTCTCCGCACGCTGGGCATCGCGCCGGGCGACATCGGCGACGTCGTGGTGACGCACTTCCACACCGACCATGTCGGCTGGCTGTTCGACCCGTCCGGCCGCGCCACGTTCCCGAATGCGCGCATCTGGTTCGGGGCCGGCGAGTGGGCGCACTTCGTGGAGGGATCCGGCGAAATGGCCCCGCACATCCGGGAGGGCTTCCGGACGCTGGCGGGGACGCCCCGCCTCGTCGCGCTCGACGCCGAGCGCGAGGTCGCACCCGGCGTCCGCGCCGTTCCCGCGCCCGGGCACACCCCCGGCCACCTCGCGGTGGTGGTCGAGTCGAGTGGCGAGCGCCTGGTCCTCCTCGGCGACGCGATCACCGTCCCCGAGCAGTTGGCCGAGACCGGCTGGCACTCGATGGGCGATGTTGATGCGGAACTGGCCGGTCGCAGCCGGCGCGTCCTGTGGGATCTTCTGGCGGAAGAGGCTGTGCGCGGCGTCGGCGCGCATTTCCCGGAATTGCGACCCGGCCGGGTGGCCGACGGCCGTTGGGTCCCGTCCGGCGAGGAACGTCCGGCCGGCTAG
- a CDS encoding alpha/beta hydrolase: MPVSRSRRILRRARTAGVAILVVLGLVVVGFLAWASTPMMGDRSAALTAWRDPAVSIHDAGNAVVMEPTGTPSGAGLVFVPGALVDPYAYLYKLSGAVAETGLTVVITKPTLNLAFFDQRPLSSFTAHAPEVTDWYVGGHSLGGVRACQLAQDPQVEGLILFGSYCANDLSGTDLRVLSIGGGRDGLSTPQKIQDARHLLPADAELVEIPGMNHGQFGDYGPQAGDRPATIDDATARRELTDALDAFLGPAPADAG, translated from the coding sequence ATGCCGGTGAGCCGGTCCAGACGAATCCTCCGCCGCGCCCGCACTGCCGGGGTGGCGATCCTCGTCGTGCTCGGACTCGTCGTCGTGGGCTTCCTCGCGTGGGCGTCCACGCCGATGATGGGCGACCGGTCCGCCGCGCTGACGGCGTGGCGCGACCCGGCGGTCAGCATCCACGACGCCGGGAACGCGGTGGTGATGGAGCCGACGGGAACGCCTTCCGGCGCCGGCCTGGTCTTCGTGCCGGGCGCCCTGGTCGACCCGTACGCCTACCTGTACAAGCTGTCGGGGGCGGTGGCCGAGACGGGACTCACCGTCGTCATCACCAAGCCGACGCTCAACCTCGCCTTCTTCGACCAGCGGCCGCTCTCGAGCTTCACCGCACACGCTCCGGAGGTCACCGACTGGTACGTCGGCGGCCACTCCCTCGGCGGGGTGCGGGCCTGCCAGCTCGCACAGGATCCGCAGGTCGAGGGGCTCATCCTCTTCGGTTCGTACTGTGCGAACGACCTGAGCGGCACCGACCTGCGCGTGCTCTCGATCGGCGGCGGGCGCGACGGGCTCAGCACGCCGCAGAAGATCCAGGATGCTCGCCACCTGCTCCCGGCGGACGCCGAACTCGTCGAGATCCCGGGGATGAACCACGGCCAGTTCGGCGACTACGGGCCGCAGGCGGGCGACCGGCCGGCCACGATCGACGACGCCACCGCCCGCCGTGAACTGACCGACGCTCTCGACGCCTTCCTTGGGCCGGCTCCCGCCGACGCGGGCTAG